The sequence atctcagtCTAGGgttacatgaagagacagacacAACTGAGAggcctaaatccacagaagaaatGTGGCAACTTttccaagatgcaggaacaactgACCTGCCTTTTCAGTACCTGATTATTTTTGAAAccatcctcactttacttttagtgcctaaaacttttgcacagtaatGTACCTCAATAACTATTAGACAATTTGCCATGGAATTGTGTGCAGACGTTAATCaacaaatattagcatgctaacatgctaaacttaTACGGTGAATATTGTAACAGCCTGGTCGCGgtggcattgtacgtttctgcaaacattgaaacattgaatacatttcaacacatgtaatatgtagaatattaacatttcaacaatacgtatcatctcaaaatgtcaacaaaacgtatcatctcagcatttccaaaatatgtatcatctcaacatttctaaagtgacgtagttcacatgcgATCTATACGATCTTTCCTATTAGTAGGAGGAAGGGCAGGTGGTTGGTTAataagtttcttggcagcaagttaGAAATTGGTTCAAAaccacctcgaaaccaatgcctgcttcctgtttcaaccgacaaaagcgggtgtttttagtgagacatcggccgtttttatttcattttaacccaaaccatgatctttccctaaccaaaTGGTctttgtgcttaaacctaaccagaccttaaccacagcgttgtcacattATAAAACGTTATTCAACAGGCAGAAATGTCAATATGCTACatctgtagaaatgttgatatgatacgtattacacatgttgaaatgtatatattcaacgtttctgtggtttgaagaaacgttcaatgccgtTTTGTTCTGGTGATTGTGAACATTATGTCTGCCTAGCATCAGCATGGTAATATTGTCATTggaagcatgttagcatgctcacattaacatttagctcaaagcaccactgcaCCTATAAAGTAtaacctcacagagctgctagcatagctgtAGATTATTTCTACTGCTTCTTTTTTACATTCAAGTTGCGTAACTCCATTATGTATTATTTCTGCTGAGCTTAACAGTTCACTgtcattttttgttgtattgCATGTGCACTTGTGAAACACttaaactgtgttgtttttccaagcgctgtacaaataaaattgattttacatattggtacttttactgcagtatgAGCTGTTGTATCTTTAGTTCAATGATACAATAATTCATACAGTAAttcatatagttaaaaatgcaCAGTTAAAAGGGTTAAATATTACAAATGTGGAGGTATTTATGTTATTTGGAGTTAAAAATTGTAAACAGTGATAAATACAGACCACTAGGTGGCAGTAATGTTTATGATCAGAGTTACAAGCAGAAAAAAGGAAGTAAGCTTGAGAAACTTTTTGTTAGCACAAGATGTGTGTAAGCAGTGCAATGCCGTGCGATATTTTGATGTAATAATGCACACTTGTTCAGTAAAATGTTGAGCGCAGAAACGTGAGGTTCTGGTCATTTTTGTAGAAGTATCAGAAGCAGCACCAGTTGAGGACTTCAGTGCTGCGGCTGGGCCCAACAATCCTGACTTTACCAGCAATTCATTCCAGCTAGAAGCCATTGCAAACCATTTACTTTGGTTTGTTTCTCCGTTTGTGTTGGGGTTAATCATTAACAGCTCTAAGTAAATGATTGTCAAAATTGTTTGGCTTTGATTATGTTCAGACATATTTGGGATGTGTTTAATATTTGACTCACACTCATTGCTGCTTCACACCATATTCAGATAGACTGCACTAAAGATCAGCGTAGACGTGTCCTTAAACCTCTCTGAAACAATGTCTGCAGTAAGTTAAACCTCACTTACAGTGACCTCCAATGGTTGTAGTGATTTTTACAGGACATAGCAGCTGGATTTAGACTAAGCTACAGTTGCAGTTTAAATCTCAGTCTCTGAGGGCACAGTAAGGGGAGACCATGTGATTTTGTTCCACACAACACAGGTTTAAATGCGTCAGAAACCTTAAACTGTAGCTAAGTGAATGACAGAGCAACAATTCCATACACTGTTTAAGCTTATAACTACACCGTCCCCAACTAGCCAAAAACAGATACTGTGTGTGGTCCAAAATGTTCTGAATGGGGCATCAGGACCACACACAAAAGACTAAACATGCCACACATCGATAACATAACGAAACaagaattgcatttttaattCAATACACTTTCATTGAACGCTAACACACTCccagtctgcacacacacacacacacacaaacggcAAGGCCTACCAAGATCCTTCCGACTTTGATGCGAGGGTCAAAGGGCAGCAAGAATTCATCTGGCAGATTACTGTTTCGAAGAAGCTCTTGAAGTTTGAGGGGAGCTGAAACAGTGGCAACACAggaacacaaagacacatgaaGTGTTAATTAGTTTAGGGATGTAGCAAGTGAACTTTTCAAGGATAGGTGTACCTGCCATGGAACAAAAAGTCTTTAAATATGAAGAAGCTCATGAAAAGGGAAAAGAAGCAACTCCCTGGAACAACTTACTTGCAAAAGTACTCAAAGAAGATGCATTTAAACATGATAACCCATTCTTCTATCGTTCACTGGCTGATGAGCAGCAGGTGTGCAGCACCACTTCATATACATGAAGAAACAAAAACCACATGTAGGACAGGTTTAAGTGGTGTTGCACACCTGCTGCTCAACAGCCAATTATTGATGGCTAGAGGAGTGCGTGTTTGTCtaactagttttttttttttataacaaaactagttttaattttctttgctTAAGATAATTATTTCAGCAGTATTATGTATTATTCAATtaacattcacatacacacacacacacacacacacacacacacacacacacacacacacacacacacactaataataAGTGCTTGAATAGACACATGGTCCATGGAAACAGGATCAGATTACAATtactaaacatttttaaaacaaatacacgTTTTTATGTCACCTGGGGAAAATAGAGAACTATcaccccctctctcctcttttgtctgtttctcttttatgtgtgtgtgtgtgtgtgtgtgtgtgtgtgtgtgtgtgtgtgtgtgtgtgtgtgtgtgtgtgttttagtgtttgtAGTGTGTTTTTGCACTGAACAAGGACTGTAGATCTTGTCCTCTATCTCTTACATTGTAAAGCATGTTAGAAAGGTTAGGGAAGTTGGAGAGACACATACTGTCTATTGAGACGCAGACTAATGCATCAGGATTTGTTAACAGTAGTGGTTGGCTTTTGGGATTAGCTTTTGCACAAAAATcacctctctcatctctccattgtatttctgttttgacCTCTCATGCTGATATTGAGACTTAACCTTTTATTCAGTTAAGGtttgcttttctgtttctgtctcgctcctttaaatataaatgtgggAAGCTACAAACTACAACTTCACCACCttcatataaaatgtttttagcaTTTAATAACATCGTCCAAGATGTGAGAGTTGCCACCTTTTCTTGTAGATATAATCTTTGATACTGTCATTTGCATTATCTGCTGTCCCCATTTAGTCTCACAGTGACTGAACCACCACCTCTCTTTCCTTGTAGAGAACAGTAGACATGTCAAGACTAATGTCCAGTCCCGTGGAATTATTCTCCAGTTTCTCTTTAAGGTCTCACAGCTTTGGTGGCAAGTATGAAACCATCTTCTGGTCTCCTTCACATTCTAGTGAAGTTCTCTTGGTTTAAACCCTTTCTCTCCAAAGTTTCAGAAACTGTAGTGATCATCCAGCAGCTCCCATCAACATTCTTGACAAGTTTCTGGCAGGTTTTTGTCTGATGCAATCCATTGAAATGGCTATTCTCACAGTCTTAAACAATTAAGTTGTGTAAGGTAATGCAGGATACTGCACCGTCCATGGATAACTGTTTCTGTTGCCAGTGTGGATCTATGTTTTCTAAGTAAGCGACTTTGACCGTGACTGTGGGTCAGCCAGCCTGACCTCCTTTGAATATGTTCATGCTAACTAAGTAACCAGCTATTTTGTGTAAAACAGTTTTTGGGAGATATGTGATATTGCCCAGACTTCATTTATTACCAGTGTAGAACAgataaatgttcatattaaacatatctgcagtagagactgtctttaccagaaaaacaacagcatttgtttaaatactttaaatactcTGCTCATGTGCCCCTGACAAGCAAACTGTTGTTGTCTTGCAATGAGGAGGAGTAGAActgcaaaataaatgcattaatcaTCCTATATAATACAACAGGTAGTTctgaccaagcaatctgattggtcaattaGACATTTAGCATGTgttcaaatcagcatgacagcacacgtAGCCGTGCTCAAATGAGACTGTTGTTGTTATAGAcgctaacaacaacagtcacttctggGTAAACAACTGGCGGTTGATTTGAACTGCGGAGATTATGAACTTTGCAaagttgtttatttctgttgtcattttcagccataACTGTAACATTTGAATATATATAGTTAAACATGGTGGATATTAATATTTGGGGTGTCCTGAATGTATATTTTGGAAGTTCGGGGGCTTCACAGAGGTGaactcatttctctctctcactcagcctctctctcccttttcacCTGTTGCTGCGTTTAAAGAAGATGAGAGGAGCTCATGTGATTAGTCATTATTGAAGCCCGCCCCAACTCCACTTGTGCATAATGCATTCCTCCGACTAATAATGTAATCAGTCTTTTCTCCACGTCGCGCCTGGCTGATGATCggaaaaattgcaaaaatgtgttgACCACACCAACACATGCCATATGCCAGGAATTAAGACTTGGATCTGCACCAACACCCTATTTCAGGAAAATAGGACCCTCAATATCATAATGTACCCTTATTTTGTTTAATAGAATTAATACAGggttatttgtattattatatgttattttaaagcatgttttggttgtgttttctgtatgtgCAGCACATTTTGTGTCCTTTTTGTGTCCTCACTTTGCAGCATTTGTCaaactgatgatgtttttttgcttgtgttttgtctttttgcatgtgtgtgtgtgtgtgcgtttcaTTATGGGAAATCTAGAGTttagtgtttttggagcttcaCATGTATTAGCAGCTAAAAATCAGGATGTCTCAGCCTCTGATGCATCAATTTTAACCATGCTTTTAACCAACTGCAACACTAAATCGATGGAGCAGCcctttaattatatttttttgacaCCAGTTAAGTCCCTGGATGTGTCCCACCTGTAGTAGGGAGGTCGGTCTTGTCGGGGTAGAGTTTCTTAATGATTGTAACGACCTCCTGTAGAGCCTCCACAGCCTGGACCTGCTGGTTGAAGCTGTCGAGCATGGCCTGACCACAGCCCATCAGGTAGGCCTCCAGAATCACAGCCATGCGTTGGCGGAAATACGGACACCCGGCCACCTCGCTGCGGACATACCAGAAGAAGAAGTGGCCAATTCTCTTGCTCTGCAGTGAAAGAGGATACAGTCAGCATGGACTGCATAAACAGAAGTGCCACAGTACACCCATAGAGTCACACAGCATTGgagaaattaaattataatgACAGGactgttgatatttttgtttatcaCATCATGAGGTTTAAGAGAAATAAATGGCAGTTTACGGCCCCCAAATTAGCAAATTTTAGGATCACTGTTGAatatctgtgtttatgttttaacttcaagtccccctccagtcaaaaatttgttttgcttATTACTCCTTAATTTGGATGTTTTAACGTCaccgtgcagaatgatgtatgtgcagagtttgacactagaaggctgttttcacatttgtctactgaaagtggaaagtttttctgtgctcagcttaaatctgagtttaaggggcGTACCTATAAGCACCACAACAGGGCTAGTatacaatttacacaagtgtgatctggaaacttgaagcttccagagcagaaacactgagaatggacttttcagtgaagtaagagacaGCTTGTGTCCAGTAGTTTTAACTTaggaaatggaaaatatttgcatattcatagattctggacttttcaatgagggagagggagtagTTGTCATCTTAAGGATTTTTAAGGtaacttaacattttttgtgGCACAACATGTCAGACAGGATTTATTATTCTATGCAGAGGATTTTTAtatgtcctaaaacatgtctCCCCAAATTCCCTATCCATAAGAAAGAATCTTTGCATAtattatttaagtatttttctCTTATTATGTCTTCAGTTACTGTAATTATTCTGTACACTTGCACACAGTGTGTGTATTAACCTGCAGAGTTGatactgaaattacatttttaggaGGTATTTTAATACACCTGCAGAGCCTGCagagtttttgttgttgttgtttgtttgtttgcttgcttgattgttttttaatgataaataaatgtctCCATGAAATTTTCCAGTAGTGCTCAATCTGTATTTGTAACCTACTTAGCTGTGCAAAACAGACAGTATCAtctttaaacacaacacactagGCTGTGTGTAGAGGTTAGTTACATGCTTGTACACAGTGGACAAAACTCATTACTGAAACATGTCAATTGCCATTCACTTTAATGacaataaattattaatgtaTGCAATTTTAATctttcagtaaaaataaaatgtactcaAAGCTTTTCAAAGACACAATGCGTTAATTATCAGTtattttcaaaacaacaaagcaacagTGCACAACTGTAAAGGGGGGAAATGTCAACAAAATCAGCAAAATGATATACTACTTACATCCTTGTATACTAATCCTAATATAGTATGATATGTGTTGCGAACACTGAGTATTAGGACTCACCTGCAGAGCTCTTTGGATGAGGTACCGAGCGAGGAAACTGTCATGATAAGGTTCCACTTTGAGGGTCTATGAATAAACAGGACAAGTCTGTAAGTAATGTCACCAGTCTGCAGTCTCAACCTCATAGAAAATCTCCACAGAAACATGAGTCCTCTAGTAAATATAAATTGAAATATTCTTAGATGGCCTCTCATACAATATGCACAGTATTCGCTTTTAAAGTCAAATGGTAGAATGTATTCCCATACTATTGGATGTATTCACACCCACGTAGAGAGAGAATGTATAAAGAGACTTCCTTCTTGCTCACAATGGACAAGAGTCATAATTCGTGCGACTGATAGAAGGCTTTGTCACATGAACATaaagaaatgtcattttcagGCATTTGCTGAGGTGACTGACACTGTCGTTTTTCTCGACAGTCTTGGAGTACTACATGGCACCAGGTTTTCCACATATCAAATGAGATCATTTGACTGCGTGAACCTTTTAAACACaatacaaagtaaaataatatagGTCTTAAAACACAACTATATTTTAGCCCAGTTTGGGACCCACATTTATGCcagcattcattgatttttttttggtccaTATAGGGGCAATGCAACAAGctacaaacacaacattgacatattggGCATTCTGGCCAGTTTATAATCCAGCCTTAcaataaatatctaaaatacCTAACAATCAAACCAAAAACATAACCTCAACAAAGTAAGGTAACAGTAATAAGGTGGGTATTGGTGACAGCACAACCatgtcattaaaataattatgaaataaacAGCAAAGAGACAAGATTATATCAGGCCTATTCTGGCTTCTCTTCACTGGTTAACCATCAGTTTTAGTGTTGATTTAAAGATTTTGTCGATTACATTTAAAGCACTTTATCCGCTGGCTCCTAGTTATATTGCTGAACTGCTGCTCTCCTACGAGCCAGAAGGCAGCCTCAAATCATTAGGCAAGGGCTCTTCTGGCTGTTCAGGCCCAGGTCAAGACTGAGGGAGACAGTCAGGGCCCCTCAGCTCTGCCTGAAAGTCTCGGACTTGCATAATCTGTagcatcttttaaatcacttagTAAATCTTGTCTTTAGTAtatgtattttactttaatttgctggattgcattatattttggtgctgaattttgtttttcctttgtaaagcactttgtaacaggTGTAAAAGGtgctacatacagtaaataaagtttatgatttatatattttctgcacacacaaacacacacacacacacctttaccAAGTCTCCCACTCCTATTTTGACAAATAATTCTGGCCAGATACAAACACATACCTGCACTAGCTGCAGCAAATACTTCAATACATCATCATTTGACAGACTCTCCAGTCTCTGGACCGCTAATCTCCTGACTGTCACATCTGCAAAGTCCATGCTCAACAGCTCCAGGGCCACTGTTAAGTCCAGATCACCAGGATCCCAGTTTCCCAGTAGCCAGTGGACATCTTCAACCACTCCGCGGTTCATCCAATCTACATTGCGCAGAAAGTGTGGCAGGCTGGAGGCATAGCGGACGCTCTCCTCCCGGAATCTTCTGAGGCAAGCCTTGTTTGTGTTGAACACTGGAGATGGGGATCTGAGGGTTACACTGTCCTTCGATTGGCCCTGGAAAGGTTTCACATGCAGGGAGGAAGGATCTGGGCTAGGAAAGGTGGATGGGGatgaggagggtgaggaggagggtTCAGGACATGATGCAGTAGATTTGGTTGGGGAAAGTTTGGAGGTGGGACTATCAGAACATTCAGAGGGGCTAAAGCTGTTTGGGAGAACTACAGGGAAGCTGTAGCGGTCCAGAAGGAAGCTGATAGCCATTGACTCAGATATGTCTGGGTTAGTAGCAGAGGACAGCTTGTCTGCCTGGTAGGTAATGGCCTCTTCCTCCAGGTCAAGGTAGGACCACATGTGCAGGGTGTAGGGGCCCTGGCTGAGGACGGACCTGCAGGGATGAACAAGATTGAATGTCATCCCTGAGATGACAATTattcacaatgtaaaaatatttgttcTTAATTATTGATAGACCATGATTAACCCCACACAGCTTAATGATGCTTTGTCTGATATGGATCTTTCTGTATCAGTACCATTACAGTGACTGGGGATGTTACAAGAACATTACCTTTCTGTATCATTACCTTTGTTATTAATAACTCTATGCTAGTTTTTGGGTGATGGGGGGTGCatgaaatgtattgttaatagttttgtgCTATTAACATGGAGAAAAAGGGTCTTCATCTCCGCCAGCTGGCAGAGCATTTAGAAtagaacaaaaaatattatttatatttttaagaaGTAACTGACCTGTGATCTATGAGGAGAAGATTGACAAAGTAGAGCACCTTTCCCTTCCCTTTCTGCTGGTCTGGTGCTTTATTGACTGAAGACAATGGCGACTTTGGGTCTTTGGCTACAGGGGAGCTGTCATTACCACTAGCATTAATAGTGAAACCCAGCTTGGCTCCACGTGGCAGATCCCTGAGGAGAACGTCAAAGTCAAGCCACTCATTCCACAGTACTTCGTCTGCAAAGGCCTTGGAAATGGAAGACACTGAAGAGAGAACCTTGTTACCATAAAGAATAGAGGCTTCTACATAAACAGACTGAGGGCATTTGTTTGGAAGTTTTGGGATGTCAAAGCCAAGCAGTTTGACTCGGAATTTTCTGTTGCAGTCCCACAAGGATATCATGAAGATGTCCTCCACATCCTTCCCTTCAAGGCGGAGATCTTCGTGGGAGCTGAACTGGCCACTGAAACTGTCAACAAGCGGCCAGTCCACAAACCTGACAGTTTCCTCGACAAGCTGTGACACAGGGACCACAGACAGGTGGAGGTCCTGATTGGTTCTCAAGCACTGTCGAACCCAATGGAAATCGCTGAGGGGGTAGTTTCCAGATAAAAACTCCTCCCTCCCTGAGACTTTCAACACCAGACTATCAGAAATGACATAATCACACCTCTGGTCTGCCATCACTCTTCTAAAAACCTTAAGAAGGACATTAGGTGTTGCATTAAAATCAACTTGAATGCTGAAGCTGATCTGGCTCATGTAATGGAGGGTGACAGGGAGCTTTCTGTTTAGCTTGTCTTGTAAGTCGTTTGGGACAGGGGTGCATGTTATCCAAGGCTCTGTGGCATATAACTCGTCATCCCGATTCCTTAGCTCTTGTCTTCTCGGAGATGCCAGTTTCCTGCGGGTGAATGTGAGCTCACCAAGTCTGTCAGATGCTTCTTTCTCTAGGTCATGTCCAATCAGGTAAGCcagaaactgctgctgtttctgcttctcCTCTGAATCAACTGCCACCAACGGTTTTACCTCTATGTGCGCTGATAGACGGCCAGAGTCGTCACATGACCATGGAATGTCTAATGTCCTGATAACCTGACAGTCATCATAGGCCTCATACCAGTCTTCTCCCCTGGCATATAGCAGAGTGTATTTCTCTGGGTCCAATATTGCAAGTGGGTCTGGATGGCAATTCTGCTCCTGTGCCTGAAGGCATAGAAACAAATGTTTGAGAAATGTTGATCGTGGCAGCTTAATTATATGtttaaacaagactaagagtcgACAGTCAaattagcagctctgtgaggctctaCTAAATACTAAAATCAGCATGCCAACAGgttcacagtgacaatgcttaaatgcagagtgaaaaataCATAATGGAACCACACAACTAGAATATAAAAAAGCAGTGGAAAAAGTTTACACAAGTTTGAGAGtctgaattaaattaaaaaaggctCCAGGATCTACTGCTCGCATTGGTTCCAAGGCAAGAAGAAAACAGAGGGTAGAAAGTAGGTACCCTTGTCttacatattttaaacataCCATAACAAACCCttcaacacatttaatttactttttagctgtaatttgagaaagtttgtgacacaGCTGCCACGTTGGAAATGGACATGGAGGGTTTCACACGCACTAACATGCACATGCAGCTatcaaaacacagaacagagacactcggataacaacacacacagagtgtggcgctagatgaaaggTCAGAGGATCACACATATCATTAGgaatcatcctctggggaattgttgtaatatttcactctggacaAAAGTAGTGGACTGAAGGATGATGTGcatattgagaa is a genomic window of Thunnus maccoyii chromosome 4, fThuMac1.1, whole genome shotgun sequence containing:
- the si:rp71-17i16.5 gene encoding phosphatidylinositol 4,5-bisphosphate 3-kinase catalytic subunit gamma isoform; the protein is MDPDLLLNQPVRPHAANRLSRTLTQSCSENNLKFICEFKPGDEDYIVNMDFGSVSVILPAQCSVHQLRLRICMQFDCRLLVLFKHIIKLPRSTFLKHLFLCLQAQEQNCHPDPLAILDPEKYTLLYARGEDWYEAYDDCQVIRTLDIPWSCDDSGRLSAHIEVKPLVAVDSEEKQKQQQFLAYLIGHDLEKEASDRLGELTFTRRKLASPRRQELRNRDDELYATEPWITCTPVPNDLQDKLNRKLPVTLHYMSQISFSIQVDFNATPNVLLKVFRRVMADQRCDYVISDSLVLKVSGREEFLSGNYPLSDFHWVRQCLRTNQDLHLSVVPVSQLVEETVRFVDWPLVDSFSGQFSSHEDLRLEGKDVEDIFMISLWDCNRKFRVKLLGFDIPKLPNKCPQSVYVEASILYGNKVLSSVSSISKAFADEVLWNEWLDFDVLLRDLPRGAKLGFTINASGNDSSPVAKDPKSPLSSVNKAPDQQKGKGKVLYFVNLLLIDHRSVLSQGPYTLHMWSYLDLEEEAITYQADKLSSATNPDISESMAISFLLDRYSFPVVLPNSFSPSECSDSPTSKLSPTKSTASCPEPSSSPSSSPSTFPSPDPSSLHVKPFQGQSKDSVTLRSPSPVFNTNKACLRRFREESVRYASSLPHFLRNVDWMNRGVVEDVHWLLGNWDPGDLDLTVALELLSMDFADVTVRRLAVQRLESLSNDDVLKYLLQLVQTLKVEPYHDSFLARYLIQRALQSKRIGHFFFWYVRSEVAGCPYFRQRMAVILEAYLMGCGQAMLDSFNQQVQAVEALQEVVTIIKKLYPDKTDLPTTAPLKLQELLRNSNLPDEFLLPFDPRIKVGRILLDKCKVMASKKKPLWLEFSPMPSPTSATPIGIIFKEGDDLRQDMLVIQTLVLMDSIWQEKSLDLNLIPYGCISTGHNIGMIEIVRNAVTIAAVQRSHGGTTGAFTNDALFEWLKSKCPLQEIHYNTVERFVKSCAGYCVATYVLGIGDRHNDNIMVTDQGNLLHIDFGHILGNRKHFLGVSRERVPFVLTPDFLYVMGRVKGRNSLYFQRFRDTCTQAYLSLRSHSRLLVTLFSLMLLTGIPELSAAEDMRYLREALQEEQNEDEAREHFLQQISACEQLGWTVQANWWIHMVAGIK